In Chloracidobacterium sp., the following proteins share a genomic window:
- a CDS encoding ABC transporter ATP-binding protein, with translation MLELRNIRKTFGETVANDDVSLTVHKGTIHAVVGENGAGKSTAMKIVYGFYNADSGEIILDGKTVPVRNPHEAIGLGIGMVHQHFMLVDTMTVAENIILGAETGSAANLDLEKANSDIQALSDELKLGVNPRAMIEDLSVGQQQRVELLKALYRNANLLILDEPTAVLSPQEVEEFFGILRRMKEQGKTIVIITHKLDEVLAISDEVTVMRDGRTVGHVKTSETNAKELARMIVGRDVLLRVDKPNSSPHGIVLEVKGLKVHGRHGLAVDDVSFRVQAGEIVGIAGIEGNGQTELIEALAGLTRASSGSFEFEGRDVTRVSARRLKELGIAHIPEDRHKRGLLLYSDLAENSILGVHYRPPIAAATGLMNSAAIQKRVGEIIENFDVRPPDATLTAKSLSGGNQQKLIIGREFELNPKLLLVSQPTRGVDIGAIEFIHRKLIALRDAGSAVLLVSAELEEVTALADRLLVLREGKIAGEVDPKTTSVEDIGLMMTGG, from the coding sequence ATGCTTGAACTAAGAAATATCCGCAAAACATTCGGCGAAACCGTCGCTAACGACGACGTCTCGCTAACGGTGCATAAGGGCACGATCCATGCGGTCGTGGGTGAGAATGGCGCGGGGAAATCGACGGCGATGAAGATCGTTTACGGTTTCTATAATGCCGATAGCGGCGAGATCATACTCGACGGCAAGACCGTGCCGGTACGGAATCCGCACGAGGCGATCGGGCTTGGCATCGGCATGGTGCATCAGCATTTTATGCTGGTCGATACGATGACCGTGGCCGAGAACATCATTCTCGGTGCCGAGACCGGTTCGGCGGCAAATCTTGATCTCGAAAAGGCAAATAGCGACATTCAGGCCCTGTCAGACGAGCTAAAGCTCGGCGTCAATCCTCGTGCGATGATCGAGGATCTGTCCGTCGGGCAGCAGCAGCGTGTGGAATTGCTCAAGGCGCTGTATCGCAATGCTAACCTGCTCATTCTCGACGAGCCGACGGCCGTACTCTCGCCGCAGGAGGTCGAAGAGTTTTTTGGCATTCTTCGCCGGATGAAGGAGCAAGGCAAGACGATCGTCATAATTACGCACAAGCTCGACGAGGTACTCGCGATCTCAGACGAGGTCACGGTGATGCGTGACGGCCGCACGGTCGGGCACGTCAAGACGAGTGAGACCAATGCCAAAGAACTCGCCCGCATGATCGTCGGCCGCGACGTGCTGCTGCGTGTCGACAAGCCGAATTCTTCGCCGCACGGCATCGTGCTCGAGGTCAAAGGGCTAAAGGTCCATGGCCGGCATGGGCTGGCAGTTGATGATGTCTCGTTTCGGGTTCAGGCCGGCGAGATCGTCGGAATTGCGGGTATCGAGGGCAACGGACAGACCGAGCTGATCGAGGCTTTGGCCGGCCTTACGAGGGCGTCGAGCGGCTCGTTCGAGTTTGAGGGCCGCGACGTCACGCGCGTGTCGGCTCGCCGACTCAAAGAGCTAGGCATCGCACACATTCCCGAGGACCGCCACAAACGTGGTTTGCTGCTGTACTCTGACCTCGCCGAAAACTCGATCCTCGGTGTGCACTATCGCCCGCCGATCGCGGCTGCGACCGGACTTATGAATTCTGCTGCCATCCAGAAACGCGTCGGCGAGATCATCGAGAATTTCGACGTTCGCCCGCCTGACGCTACGCTCACCGCAAAGTCGCTATCAGGCGGCAATCAGCAAAAACTCATCATCGGCCGCGAATTTGAGCTGAATCCCAAACTCTTGCTCGTCTCGCAACCGACGCGCGGCGTCGATATCGGCGCGATCGAATTTATCCACCGCAAGCTCATCGCCCTTCGCGACGCAGGCTCGGCCGTCCTGCTCGTCTCCGCCGAACTCGAAGAGGTCACCGCCCTCGCCGACCGCCTGCTCGTCCTTCGCGAAGGCAAGATCGCCGGCGAGGTCGATCCGAAGACCACCTCAGTCGAGGACATCGGCCTGATGATGACGGGCGGATAA
- a CDS encoding histidine phosphatase family protein has protein sequence MRAVWFIRHAESLGNIGEATTTPREIPLSELGRAQADRLAETFPIRPDLIAISPFDRARFTAEPLIRRFEDVPTFSANIQEFTYLAIEKCRGTNSAQRKPLVDEYWGRSDPEYCDGGQAESFSQFLCRLDGFICDLLSREFAIAVAVTHEQVIKALMWMRIAFATEVTSASMAGFYKFMTSFKIPNIAIVPCLFDEEGQSFFGKLTRPESVNA, from the coding sequence ATGCGAGCCGTTTGGTTTATCCGTCATGCAGAGAGTCTTGGTAATATCGGGGAAGCGACCACAACTCCGCGCGAGATACCCCTTTCCGAGCTCGGTAGGGCACAGGCGGACCGGCTGGCTGAGACCTTCCCGATCAGGCCGGACTTGATAGCGATTTCTCCGTTTGATCGAGCGCGTTTCACCGCGGAACCACTGATTCGAAGGTTCGAGGACGTCCCGACATTTTCGGCGAACATTCAGGAATTCACGTATCTTGCAATCGAGAAATGTCGCGGCACTAACTCGGCACAGCGCAAACCATTGGTGGATGAATATTGGGGCCGTAGTGATCCCGAGTACTGTGACGGCGGCCAGGCGGAATCGTTCTCGCAGTTTCTATGCCGCTTGGACGGCTTCATTTGTGACCTTTTGTCGCGGGAGTTTGCTATCGCGGTAGCCGTGACACATGAACAGGTTATCAAGGCCCTTATGTGGATGCGGATCGCCTTCGCTACAGAAGTTACGTCTGCGTCGATGGCGGGTTTCTATAAATTTATGACATCGTTTAAGATACCGAACATTGCGATAGTTCCTTGCTTGTTTGACGAAGAAGGTCAAAGCTTCTTCGGCAAGTTAACGAGGCCGGAGTCAGTAAATGCTTGA
- a CDS encoding BMP family ABC transporter substrate-binding protein, which yields MKSGKSLFLVLFAVAAFVSSCANHAEARREGCKIKVGIVFDIGGKNDRSFNAAAWEGVKRAREDMHICLYDVEPGNPNSIEPAMRAFAEENFDLIFGVGFAQGPIMQKVAMDYPNIKFAIVDGVIFEADGKTPKQNVASLIFREHEGSYLVGMIAAAKSKTGVLGFIGGMDIPLIHKFETGYEEGAKSVNPDIRVIDNYVGVTDGAWNNPGKGKELALAQIEKGADVIFTAAGNSGLGAFDAVEQYGRDPKTGEANKFVIGVDSNQNMVKPGFVLTSMVKRVDNACYDVVKEVLANDFHGGFHVFGLDKDGVAYAMDANNDGIIPPDVIGRVEEAKKKIVAGEIKVTDAMAK from the coding sequence ATGAAGAGCGGAAAGTCCCTTTTTTTGGTGTTGTTTGCTGTGGCGGCGTTTGTCTCATCGTGTGCGAATCATGCTGAGGCGCGGCGCGAGGGCTGCAAGATCAAGGTCGGCATCGTTTTTGACATCGGCGGCAAGAATGACCGGTCGTTCAACGCCGCGGCTTGGGAGGGCGTCAAGCGTGCTCGCGAGGACATGCACATCTGCCTATATGATGTCGAGCCGGGAAATCCAAACTCGATCGAGCCGGCGATGCGGGCATTTGCCGAAGAGAATTTTGACCTGATCTTTGGCGTCGGTTTTGCCCAGGGGCCGATCATGCAAAAGGTCGCGATGGACTATCCGAATATCAAGTTCGCGATTGTTGACGGCGTGATATTCGAGGCTGACGGCAAAACGCCCAAGCAGAACGTTGCCTCACTCATCTTTCGCGAACACGAAGGCTCATACCTCGTGGGGATGATCGCCGCGGCGAAATCGAAAACAGGCGTGCTCGGCTTTATCGGCGGCATGGACATTCCGCTGATTCATAAGTTTGAGACGGGCTACGAGGAAGGGGCCAAGAGCGTAAATCCGGATATTCGCGTCATTGACAACTACGTTGGCGTGACCGACGGTGCGTGGAACAATCCCGGCAAGGGCAAGGAACTCGCGCTTGCGCAGATCGAGAAGGGCGCGGATGTGATCTTTACGGCTGCGGGCAATTCGGGTCTTGGCGCATTTGATGCCGTCGAGCAATATGGCCGCGACCCGAAGACCGGCGAGGCGAACAAATTCGTGATCGGTGTCGATTCAAACCAGAACATGGTCAAGCCGGGCTTTGTGCTCACCTCAATGGTCAAGCGAGTCGATAATGCCTGTTACGATGTCGTCAAAGAGGTGCTCGCGAACGATTTTCACGGCGGCTTTCACGTCTTTGGCCTCGACAAGGATGGCGTTGCGTATGCGATGGATGCGAATAACGACGGCATCATTCCGCCGGACGTGATCGGCCGCGTCGAAGAAGCGAAGAAGAAGATCGTCGCCGGCGAGATCAAGGTTACCGACGCGATGGCAAAGTAG